GGTCGGCTTGGTCGTGGCAGCCCCTCCCGACATTCGCATTCCCCCGGAGACATGAGTTCACCCTGCTATAGAGGACGGCGCGCCCTTCATCAAATGGCCTGCCACAATCGGGGCGCCGTCAAACCGCCGCAGCGTTACGCAGAATCCCGCTTGTGGTTGCATCGTGCGCGAGGCACGCTGCCATGCACGTTCGCCGCACCCGGCGAAGAGGTCTCCGGTCGCCGATGTCCAACGACGAAACATTGAAGCTCGATCATTTCCTCTGCTTTGCGGTCTATTCGGCGAACCACGCCTTCAACCGCGTCTACAAGCCGATCCTCGACCGGCTGGGCCTGACCTACCCGCAGTTCATCGCCATGGTGACGCTGTGGACCGAGGATGGCCTGACCGTCGGCCAGATCGGCGAGCGGGTGCTGCTGGAGACCAACACGCTGACCCCGCTGCTGAAGCGGCTGGAGAGCGCCGGCCATGTCCGCCGCGTGCGCGACGCCGCCGATGAGCGGCAGGTGCGCATCTTCCTCACCGACAAGGGCCGCGCGCTGCGCGCGGAGGCGGAGGGCGTGCCGACCGAGATCGGCATCTGCCTCGATCGCGACCCCGCCGCCATCGCCGACCTGACCGGCGAGCTGACGCGGATGCGCAACACGCTGCTGGCGCGCGTCAAGCCGTAAGGCCGGCCGCCTCCGGCAACTCGGCCTGATGCCCGGCGCCGCCTTCGATGAAGCGGCGGTGCCGGCCGATTTCCACCGCGAGAAAGTCTAGAAAGGCCCGCACGCGCGGCGAATGGCGCAGATCCGGGTGGGTCAGCAGCCAGAGATCCGCCGCATAATCGTCATTGGGCGGGCCGAGCCGCACCAGGGCAGGGCGGGCGTCGCCGATGAGGCAGGGCAGGTGGCCGATGCCGACCCCGCTTTCCACCGCCTCCGCCAGCCCAAGCACGCTGTTGATCTTGTAGGCGACGCGGTCGGGGGCGACGTTTTCCTGCACGAACTTCACCGCCTTCAGCGTGCCGAGCGTGTCGCCGAGCGAGACCCAGTCGCGCGCTGCCAGCTCCTCCAGCTTCACCGCTGCCGGATCGGGGAAGTCGCTCGCCCGGCCATAGAGCGCCCACGCGATGCGGGCGACGCGGCGGCCGACGAGGTTCTCCGGCGGGTGGTCGGTGGCGCGTACCGCGACATCGGCGTCGCGCTTGGAGAGGTTGAGCGGCTGGTTGCTCAGCACGATGTCGAGCCGCACTTCCGGGTAGCGCTCGCGGAAGGTCGCCAGCATCGGCATCAGCAGGTGGATCAGTAGCGAATCCGGCGTCGTCACCCGCAACTCGCCCGAGGGCGCCGGCTCGCGCCCGGCGAGCTTGCGGCCGACCGAGGTGATCTCCTCGTCGAGCCGGTTGGCGAGCGCCACAAGTTCCTCGCCGGCCGGGGTCAGGGCGTAGCCGGTGCGGTGGCGCTCGAACAGCAGCGCGCCGAGCTGCTCCTCGATCTGCTTCAGCCGGCGGAACACGGTGGAATGGTTCACGCCGATGGAGGCGGCCGCCGCCGGCAGGCCCTTGGCGTCCGCCACCGCCTTGATGAGGCGGAAATCGTCCCAGGCCAGGTTCTTGAATGGCTCGGCCATGGGCCCCTCCGTCCGTGCGGCAGCTCGGCTCCCTGCCCGCAAAGCGTTGCGAGCTAAGGAAAAACGACAATTCAGCGTGGGGACACCATAGCAGCCAAGTCGTCATTGCGTCAACGCAAACGAAAGTAGATGGCATTGCGTCGCTGCCGGTTTATCTCTTGTCCCAACAGAGCGCGGTTGGCGCTCCCTGAGAGGGCAAGATCATGAACCGCAATGGCATCCATCATGTTACGGCGATCGCCGGCAATGCGCGCCGCAATGTCGAATTCTACACCCGCACGCTCGGCCTGCGCCTGGTTAAGAAGACCGTCAATTTCGACGATCCCGGCACCTATCACTTCTATTATGGCGACGAGGCGGGTTCGCCCGGCACCATCCTCACCTTCTTCCCGTGGGACCATGTGGCGCCCGGCCGGCTCGGCGTCGGCGAGACGCAGGAGACCGCGTTCCGCGTGCCGGCCGCCTCGATCGGCTACTGGACGCACCGCTTTGTCGAGAATGGCGTCGCCCATAGCGCGCCCGTCAAGCGCTTCGGCGAGACCGTGCTGTCCTTCAAGGATCCGCACGGCATGCGGCTCGCGCTGGTCGGTGTCACCGGCGCCGAGAATGAGCCGGCCTGGCTCGGCACGGACGTGCCGGCCGAGCACGCCATTCGCGGCTTCCACTCGGTGAACCTCCTGCTCGCCGAGGCCGCGCCCACCGGCGCCATCCTCACCGACATCTTCGGCTTCACCGAGATCGGCCGGGAGGGCTCGCTGGTGCGCTTCAAGGCCGAGGGCACGGAAATCGGCGGCATCGTCGATATCCACGAGGCCGGCGGCTTCCTCCCCGCCCGCATGGGTGGCGGCTCGGTGCATCACATCGCCTTCCGCGCGGCGGATGATGCGGCCGAATTCGCCATGGTGAAGAAGCTGCAGGAGAACCACGGCATCCGCACCACGGAGCAGAAGGACCGCAACTACTTCCGGTCCGTCTACTTCCGCGAGCCCGGCCATGTGCTGTTCGAGATCGCGACCGACGTTCCCGGCTTCGCCGCCGACGAGCCGGCCGCCCAGCTCGGCCAGGCGCTGAAGCTCCCCGATTTCCTGGAGAGCCGCCGCGCCCAGATCGAGGCCGTGCTGCCGGAGATCGCCTGATCCCGACCTCTACCCGCCCGCCATTTCCGGCGGGCGGGACCTCTTTCCCGCCAGGAGGCCGTCATGAGCGTCAACGCTCCGCTGTCCCGTGCATCCGCCAATGCCGAACTCTCCTTTCTCCACCGCTTCGAGCCGGGCGGCGATCCCGCCGCCACGCCGCTGCTGCTGCTGCACGGCACGGGCGGCGACGAGAACGACCTGATCCAGCTCGGCCGGATGATCGCGCCCGACGCGCCGCTCGTCTCCCCGCGCGGCAAGGTGATGGAAGGCGGCATGCCGCGCTTCTTCCGTCGCCTGCGCGAGGGTGTGTTCGACGAGGCGGATGTGCGCCGGCGCGCGGGTGAACTCGCCGCCTTCGTCGCGGAAGCCCGCGCCGCCTATGGGCTGGCCGCGCCCATCGCGGTCGGCTTTTCCAACGGCGCCAACATCGCCGCCGCGACGCTCCTCACCCAGCCGGGCGTGCTCGCGGGTGCGGTGCTCTTGCGCGCCATGGTGCCGCTGGCCGAGCCGCCCGCGGCGGACCTCGCCGGCACGTCGGTCCTGCTGCTCTCCGGCGGCATGGACCCGATCGTGCCGGAGGAGAACGCCGCCCGCCTCGCTGGCCAGCTCACAACGGCCGGCGCGCGGCTCGATCACCGCACGCTTCCCGTCGGCCATGGCCTGTCGCAGGCGGACCTGACGCTCGCCCGGGACTGGCTTGCCGCTCTCGGCAAGCCGCGCGGCTGACACGATCCGGCGGTTCTCGACGGAACCGCCGGCCTTCCCGCGCATTGCCGCCACGGCGCGTGCATCACCATCGCACCGCGCCGTGGTGTTTTGCGGGAGGGATGGCCATGCGGTGGGAAGATTTCCGGCGCAGCAGCAATGTGGAAGACCGGCGCGGCAGCGGAGGCTTCAGCGGCGGCGGCTTGCCGGGTGGTCGCGGCGGGCTCGGCATTGGCGGGTTGATCATTGTCGGCCTCATCGCCTGGGCCACCGGCATCAACCCGGCCGTGCTGATCGGCGGCGCGGAAATCCTCATGGGTGGCGGCGAGACGAGCCAGAGCGCGCCGCAGCAGCCATCGGCGAGCCGCACCCCGCCGCAAGACCAACAGGGCCAGTTCGTCAGCGCCGTGCTCGCGCAGACCGAGGATGTGTGGACCCAGCAGTTCAAGGCGCAGGGCGGGACCTACCGCCCGCCCGGCCTCGTGCTGTTCACGAACGGCACCCGCTCGGCCTGCGGCACCGCCCAGTCGGCCATGGGCCCGTTCTACTGCCCCACCGACCGGAAGGTGTATATCGACCTCGCCTTTTTCGAGGAGATGAAGCGCCGCTTCCGCGCGCCCGGCGATTTCGCGCAGGCCTATGTCATCGCCCATGAGGTCGGCCATCACGTCGAGAACCAGCTTGGCATTCTCGGCGAGGTGCAGCAGCGCCAGCGCCAGCTCTCGCGCACCGAGGCGAACGCGCTCTCCGTCCGCGTCGAGCTGATGGCCGATTGCCTCGCCGGCGTGTGGGCGCATCACGCGAACGCGCAGTGGCGCATTCTCGAGGACGGCGATATTGAGGAGGCGCTGAACGCCGCTTCCGCCATCGGCGACGACCGGTTGCAGAAGCAGGCGCAGGGCTATGCCGTGCCCGACAGCTTCACCCACGGCACCTCCGCCCAGCGCGCGCGCTGGTTTAAGCGGGGGCTGGACACCGGCTCGATGACGCAGTGCAACGCCATCGAGAGCCGCAGCATCTGAGGATCAGGCCGCATGAGCGCCGCGAGCGAGACGTCCGACAAGGCCCTTTCCGAGAAAGCCTTCATCCCGCTCGCCATCGCGGTGCTCACCATCTCCGATACCCGCACGCTCGCCGATGACCGCTCGGGCAACACGCTGGTGGAGCGGCTGGAGGGCGCCGGCCATCGCCTCGCCGCCCGGACCATCGTGACGGATGACGTGGACGCCATTCGCGGGCAGGTGGCGGCGTGGATCGCCGATCCGGCCATCGACGTGGTCATCACCACCGGCGGCACCGGCTTCACCGGCCGCGACGTGACGCCGGAGGCGGTGGAACCCTTGTTCGAGAAGCGCATGGAGGGCTTCTCGACCGTGTTCCACATGATCTCCTTCCAGAAGATCGGCACCTCGACGCTGCAAAGTCGCGCCACCGCCGGCACGGCGAACGCGACCTACATTTTCTGCCTGCCCGGCTCGCCCGGCGCCTGCCGCGACGGCTGGGACGGCATCCTCGCCCAGCAGCTCGACATCCGTCACAAGCCCTGCAATTTCGTGGAAATCCTGCCCCGGCTGGACGAGCACCTGAAGCGCGGCAAGCTGCGCGCCTCCTGAGACCTGCCCGGAAGCTCAGCCTTCCGGCAGCAGCATCTGCGAGCGCAGCAGCACGAGCCGGCCGCGCCCGATGCGGGCGGCGAGCCGGCGCGGGGACTGCGCGCCCGCCTCATGCTCGCCCAGCGCCTCATAGAAGCGGCGATGGATCAGCAGGCCCTGCTCGGGCCGCGCCCGGCCGGTCAGCGCGTAACGCGCCACCGCCGCCGCTTCCTTCAGCCGGGGGGCGACGCCGAAACCATCGAGCGCCAGCCGGAAGGTCGCCGCGCGGCGGTCCATGGCGCCCATGCGCTCGACCTGGTCGATGAAGCCGCGCACCTCGCGCGTCCAGCCTTCCTGCACGAGGCCGGCCGGCTGGAGGAACATCAGCCAGGGCGTGCGCGCCGTCGCCGCGCCAAGGCGCAGGCGTGCGCCGAGATCGGCCGGGCCGCGCAGATATTCGCAGCCTGCCGCGTCCGCGATCTCCGCCACATCCGCCGATTCGCGCCCATCCACCAGCAGAACCTCGCGCACCACGCCAGTGGCGGCGCCCGGTACCAGTGCGGCGAGGGTCGGGATGAGGAAGCTGGCGGTTTCGGTCGTGGGAATGACGATCGAGATCACGCGGCAGAGCACCTCGACGGAACGCGCTATGGATTGGCGCATAAGGGTTTTGGGCGAGCGACGTTCTGCCTATAGCACCACATTCCCAGCGTATAGCGCCCTCCGTCACTTTTCGACATATGTTCTTGATATGTTCTCATGGGGGGACTAAAAATCACTCATGGAACAGCGCACCTCCTCCCCCTCTCCGGACCGTCCGGTGGCCGTTACCGCCGGCGCGCCGCCCGCCCGCAAGCCCCGCGCCACGCCGCGTCGTCTCGGGCGGCTGGTGGAGGAGCGCGAGGCCGCTGAGCGGGCCGCCCGCGAGGCGGCAGGGCGCGACCTCACGGGCCTTTCCGAGATCGATATCGTGCCCCCCGTGCCGCCGCAGGCCCGCTTTGTCGAGGGCGAGCGCCGGCGCGGGCGCGGCGCGCTCTCCAACGCCGCCGGCCGCTTCGAGCCGACGGCGCGCGAGGCCTTCGACGATGGCTGGCAGAGCCTCGATGATTTGCCGGCCTTCCGCACCAGCGTGACGGTGGAGAAGCCGCGCACCATCATCACCCGCAACGATTCGCCCGATGTCGGCTTTGATCGCTCGATCAACCCTTATCGCGGCTGCGAGCATGGCTGCGTCTACTGCTTTGCCCGGCCGACCCATGCCTATCAGGGCCTGTCCGCCGGGCTGGATTTCGAGACCAAGCTGTTCGCCAAGCCGGACGCGCCCGAGCTGCTGGCCAAGGAACTGGCGAAGCCCGGCTATGAGCCGCGTACCATCGCGCTCGGCATCAACACCGATGGCTACCAGCCGATCGAGAAGGAATGGCGCCTCACCCGCCGCATCCTCGAAGTGCTCCGCGATTTCGGCCATCCGGTCGGCATTGTCACGAAATCCGCGCTGGTGCTGCGCGATCTGGATATTCTCGCGCCCATGGCGGAACGCGGGCTGGTCAAGGTCGCGCTGTCCATCACCACGCTCGACCACAAGCTCGCCCGCATCATGGAACCGCGCGCCGCGACGCCGCAGCGGCGCCTCGAGGCGGTGCGCCGGCTCAGCGAGGCGGGAGTGCCGACCGCTGTTCTGGTCGCGCCGGTCATTCCCGCCGTGACCGATGCCGAGATGGAGCGCATCCTCGACGCCGCGGTGGCGGCGGGGGCGCAGGAGGCTGGCTATGTCATGCTGCGCGTGCCGCTCGAGATCCGCGACCTGTTCAAGGAATGGCTGCTCGCCCATTTCCCGGATCGCTACCGCCATGTGCTGTCGCTGCTCAAGGAGCTGCATGGCGGCAAGGAGTATGATTCCGCCTTCGGCCAGCGCATGACCGGCAGCGGGCCCTATGCCTGGACGCTTGCCCGCCGCTTCGAGATCGCCAGCGAGCGGCTCGGCCTCAACCGGCGCCATCTGCGGCTGACCACGCGCCATTTCCACCGCCCGCCGCAGAAGGGCGAGCAATTGTCGCTGTTTGGAGAAAGCGCATGATCGGCGCGGCGATGCAGGGGCTGAAGGTCGCGGCGCTCAAGGCGACCGAGGGGGCCACGGTGGGGGCGGGCATGGCGCGTGCCGTGCCGCCGCTGGCACTCTCGCTGGTGACGCTCGGCGTCGCCGAACTCGCCCGCGCCATCGCCTTCTACGAGGCGCTGGGCCTTGAGCGGCGGGTCCGGCAGGCCGAGGGCGTCGCCTTCTTCGCCTGCGGCACGGTGATGCTCTCGCTCTACCCGCGCCACGAGCTCGCCACCGATGCCGGCATGCTCGCCGGGCGCGCCGGCCAGTTCGGCGGCGTGGTGCTGGCCTGCAACCGGGCGAGCCGCGCCGAGGTGGACACGACGCTGATCCGCGCGGTGGCCGCCGGCGGGCGCGCGCTGCGCCCCGCGCAGGCGACCTTCTGGGGCGGCTATGCCGGCTATGTCGCCGACCCCGACGGCCACCCCTGGGAGATCGCCCACAATCCCGGCTTCGCCCTCGGCTCCGACGGACGGCTTACCTTGCCGGAGTAGGGCGGGCCGCGATGCAAAAAGCCCGGCGCTGAGGCCGGGCTTTTCAAAGAGCGGGGTGCCGGGCGGCGTGCCTTGTCCTGCCGGATGAGGCGCCGGGCTCAGCTCGGCGTCCGCGTCACTGCGCCAGCAGCGGGGCGAGTTCCTTGTCGAGCTGTTCCGGGCTCATCGCGCCGGAAACCTTCTTGCCGTTGATGAAGAAGGTCGGCGTCGAATCGATGCCGAAATCCTTCGCCCCGCGCTCGGCGATCTTGTTGATGTTGTCGGCCAGCGCCTGGTCGGAGAGGCAGGCGTTGAACTGCTGCTCGGTCATGCCGCTCTGCTTGGCGATGGCGAGCAGTGCCTGCGCCGGGTTGTTGGTGAAGGCCCAGCTCTTCTGGGTCTCGAACAGCGTGTCGGTCATCGGGTAGTACTTCCCGTCGCCGGCGCAGCGCGCGAGCATGAAGGCGGCCTTGGCGACGATGTCGAGCGGGAATTCGCGCAGGATGAACTTCACCTTGCCGGTGTCGATGTATTTCTCCTTGAGCACCGGATAGGTGGTCTCGTGGAAATGCGCGCAGTGGCCGCAGGTCATCGAGGCGTATTCGACGATGGTCACCGGCGCGTCGGCCTTGCCGAGCACATTGTCGGGCAGGGCGCCCGGCGCCATCAGCTGCGCGGTGTCGACCGTCTGCGCCTCGGCGCGACCGATGAAGGAGAAGCGCTCGGCGCCGAGGCTTTCCGGGCTCGCCAGCGCCACCAGCGCGGCGGTGGTGAGGGCGGCGGCACCCAGCCCTTCGAGGAGGCGGCGGCGATCAATCATGGAGGGTCTCCGAAGGGAAGGCCGGCCCTCTCGGCCGGCGTTGAGCTCTAGCGCCTACAGGCAGCGCGCGATCATGGCAACGGTACGGCAGGCGGGCGCCTTGTCACCGCTGCGTGAAGATTGGCCGCACCCCCGGCGCCGGGGACGTGGGCGGCGCCGCGCGCCGGCGGGCGACCAGCGCGCCGAGCCGGGCGAGGGCCTCGGCCAGCGCGGGATCCTCAAACGTGCCGAGCTTTCCCGCCACCGCCGCGCATTCGGCGGCGCCGGGCTCGACGAAGCGCGGGCGCACGGGGCGGCGCACCGGCACTGGCCCCTGGCGCAGCGCCAGCCGGCCGATGCAGCGCCAGCCGAAATAGCGGTTCACCCGCTCGATCACGACGGGCGCATCGTGCTGCAATTCGATGGCATAGCCGCCCTCGACCCGGATGTGCAGCACGCCCGGCTCGGGGCTGTCCTGCCGGCTCGGCCAGGCGAGCTTGATCGGCACGGCGCGGGCGGCGAGCGCCTCCCCGACGATGTCGGCCCAGCGCGTGACGATTTCCACCGAGGCGAGGCCGCGCTGCCGGCAGCTCTCGGCGATGGTCGCGTCGATCAGGTCGGCAAGCGGTTGAGGTGCGCGGCGCGGGGGCATGAGGGCGATCGGTCAGTGAGGGCGGCGGGACATCAATTCAAGGGACGGCGGTCCGGCGGGGCTTGCCGGGCGTATCGGCACGGCCCACCTTGGCGCCGCCGGAACCCAACATCGCATGCCCGCCCGTCCCGATAAAGCCACCCGCCGCCGCACCGCCGCCCCCTTCGTCGAGCCAGCCCCCGCGGCGCGGCCCGATCCCGCCTTGCTGCTCGCCTGGTATGACCGGCACCGGCGCACGCTGCCCTGGCGCGCCGCCCCGGGCCTGCGGCAGGATCCCTACCGGGTGTTTCTCTCCGAGATCATGCTGCAGCAGACCACGGTGGTGACGGTGCGGCCCTATTACGAGGCCTTCCTCGTCCGCTGGCCGACGGTGGCGGATCTTGCCGCCGCGCCGCTCGAGGAGGTGCTCTCCGCCTGGGCGGGGCTCGGCTATTACGCCCGCGCCCGCAATCTGCACGCCTGCGCCCGCGCAGTGGCCGAGCACTATAATGGGCGCTTCCCGGACACGGAGGCGGCGCTGCTCGAACTGCCGGGCATCGGCCCCTATACGGCAGCCGCTATCGCCTCCATCGCCTATGAGCGCCCGGCCGCGCCGGTGGATGGCAATTGGGAGCGCGTCATCGCCCGCCTCTTCGCGGTGGAGGCGCCGCTGCCCAAGGCGAAGCCCCGCCTGCGCGCGCTCGGCCTGACGCTGCTGCCCGAGGCCCGCTTCGGCGATTTCGCGCAGGCGATGATGGATCTCGGCGCCACCATCTGCACCCCGCGCAAGCCCGCCTGCGCGCTCTGCCCATGGCGCGAGCCCTGCGCGGCGCGGGCGGAAGGCGAGCCGGAGCGCTACCCGCTGAAGCTGGCCAAGGCCGCGCGCCCCACCCGGCAGGGCGTCGCCTTCCTTGCCGTGCGGGCGGATGGCGCGGTGCTCACGCGCTCGCGCCCGCCGCAAGGACTGCTCGGCGGCATGAGCGAGGTGCCCTCGACGCCGTGGGAGGCGGAGAGCCCGGCCAACCCGTCCACCGACGCGCCGCTGCGGGCGGACTGGCGGGTGCTGAACGCGCCCGTGACCCACGTCTTCAGCCATTTCGCGCTGGAATTGACAGTCTGGCGGGCCGATCTGCCGGCCGGCACGCCGGCGCCTGCCGGCCATCGTTGGGTGGCGCCGGCGGGGTTCGACGCGGAGGCGTTTCCGAGCGTGATGCGCAAGGTGCTCGACCGGCTCTGAGCCCGGCCCGCCAATGACATACCTGTGATCAGCGCAACCCGCGCCCGTCCGCCGCGTTATCCCGACGACCGCAACATGCGGAAGAAACAGGAGAACGCATCATGGGTAGCACCGCTGACAAGGCGAAGGGCATGGCCAATGAGGCCATCGGCAACGTGAAGCAGGGCGTCGGCAAGGCCACGGGCAATGATCGCCTGCGCGTCGAAGGCGCGGCCCAGGAGCTCAAGGGCGAGGGCCAGCAGGCCAAGGGCGAGATCAAGGATGCGGTGAAGAAGGCCGGCAATCTCTGAGCCGCGACGCATCCTGGAAACGACGAGGCCGCCCCACCGGGCGGCCTTTTTGTTGGTTCAGTCCATCAGCCCGATATGGCCGGGCAGGGCGGCGATGCGGGCGAGCCAGGCCTGCACGCCGTGGAAGCCGGCGAGGTCATAGCCGCCTTCCTCCGCCGTGTGCGTGTAGGCATAGAGCGCGATATCGGCGACGCTGAAGGCGTTGCCCGCCAGCCAGTCGGCGCCGGCGAGCCGCGTTTCCATTACGCCCAGCGCGCGGTTGCCGGCCTCCAGAAGCTGCGCCAGCCGCTCGGGTGTCGCCAGATGCGCCCGCTCCTCATAGGTCAGCAGCGCCCGCCGCACGGCCAGCGCCGGCTCATGGCTGTACTGCTCGAAGAACATCCACTCATAAACCTTACCGCGCCCGTAGCGGTCCGCCGGCACGAGCGGGCTGCCCTCGGCGAGGTAGAGCAGGATGGCGTTTGATTCGGCGAGAAAGCGGCCATCCTCCAGTTCCACCGTCGGCAGCTTGCCGATGGGGTTCTTGGCGAGGAAATCCGGGTGGCGGGCCGAGCCGTCGCGCGCGGACATGGTGACGCGCTTCAGCGCCACGCCCAGATGCGCGGCGGCGAGCCGGACCTTGTAGCTGTTGCCGGAATCCGGCACGTCATAGAGCGTGATCACCCCGCTCACTCCGCCGCCATCGCCATTTCCGAGCGCACGGCGGCGCGCAGCGAATCGATCGGGCGCAGCCCTTCGCGGGTCTCGATGTGCCAGTAGGTCCAGCCATTGCAGGCTTCCAGCCCCTGCGCGATGGCGCCGGCGCGGTGGATCGAGCCGACCTGGCCGAGGCCGGGCGCGGTCTCCAGCGACAGCATGCCGTCGGCGCGCACCAGCGCCCGCACCCGGTGCTTGGCGTCGGTGAGGAAGGTGCCGGGCGCCAGCATGCCGCGCTCGATCAGCGCATTGAAGGCGATGCGCGGCGCCTCGCGGGCGGAGGGTGCCGGGGCGAGCGCGGCCTCGGGCAGCGGCTCCACCGCGTCGATGCGCACCTGCGCGGCATCCGCATAGGTCGCATCGCGCTCAATGCCGATGAAGCGGCGGCCGAGGCGCTTGGCCACCGCCGCCGTGGTGCCCGAGCCGAGGAACGGGTCGAGGATCACGTCGCCGGGCTTTGACGCGGCGAGCATCACCCGCGCGAGCAGCGCCTCGGGCTTCTGCGTCGGGTGCACCTTGTGGCCGGTCTCGTCCTTCAGCCGCTCATGGCCCGAGCAGATCGGGAACAGCCAGTCGGAGCGCATCTGCACATCCTCATTGGCCGCCTTCAGCGCCTCGTAATTGAAGGTGTAGCCCTTGCCGCCGGGGTCGCGCGCGGCCCAGATCAGCGTCTCATGCGCGTTGGTGAAGCGCCGGCCGCGGAAGTTCGGCATCGGGTTGGTCTTGCGCCAGACGATGTCGTTGAGGATCCAGAAGTCGAGATCCTGCAGCATCGCCCCGACGCGGAAGATGTTGTGATAGGAGCCGATCACCCAGAGCGTGCCGGTGGGCTTGAGCACGCGGCGCGCCGCCAAGAGCCAGGCGCGGGTGAAGGCGTCATAGGCGGCGAAGCTCTCGAACTTGTCCCAGTCGTCATCCACCGCATCGACCCGGCTCTCGTCCGGGCGCTTCAGCTCGCCGCCGAGCTGGAGATTGTAGGGCGGGTCGGCGAAGATCATGTCGACCGAGCGCGGCGGCAGCTTTGCCAGCTCCGCGACACAGTCGCCGCGCAGGATGGTGTCGAGGGGCAAACCGCCGGCGTTGGCGCCACCCGCCGGGGCGGAATGGACGAGACTGACGCGGGATGCCCGGCGGGCCTCCCCATTTCGAACCACCTTCATGGACGGCTACCCGACGCTCGATGACGCAACAGAACTGATTTCCACAATCTCCGCTGGTCAGGGTAAAGACGGGGTAAAGCGCCACCTGAACTTTCTCCCTGTCCCGTCCATAAAGCGTCAACCACGCTCGCCGGAGTCCGCCGCTTGGCCGAAACCGCGCTTCCCGCCGCCCCATCCCCCGCTACCCCCCTCGCGCCCCCGGTGCTCCCTCCGCCCGGCCGCTGGCATGGTGATGGGCTGATCTCCCGCTCGGTGCGCTTCGCCCTGACCGTGATGGCGCCGGTGGCGCTCGGCCTGCTGATCGGCCTCAATGTCTGGCTGATCTACGCCATGGTCACCTGCATCCTCGCCTTCACTCTGGATACGGGCGGGCCGGCCCGCGAGCGGCTGGTGTGGATGGCGATCGCCGGCGCGGTGGTGCTGGCGGGGAGCGGGCTCGGCACGCTGGTGGCCGGCCATATGGCACTCACCGTGATCGCCTTCGCGGC
Above is a window of Ancylobacter sp. WKF20 DNA encoding:
- a CDS encoding DciA family protein; this translates as MPPRRAPQPLADLIDATIAESCRQRGLASVEIVTRWADIVGEALAARAVPIKLAWPSRQDSPEPGVLHIRVEGGYAIELQHDAPVVIERVNRYFGWRCIGRLALRQGPVPVRRPVRPRFVEPGAAECAAVAGKLGTFEDPALAEALARLGALVARRRAAPPTSPAPGVRPIFTQR
- the mutY gene encoding A/G-specific adenine glycosylase, producing MPARPDKATRRRTAAPFVEPAPAARPDPALLLAWYDRHRRTLPWRAAPGLRQDPYRVFLSEIMLQQTTVVTVRPYYEAFLVRWPTVADLAAAPLEEVLSAWAGLGYYARARNLHACARAVAEHYNGRFPDTEAALLELPGIGPYTAAAIASIAYERPAAPVDGNWERVIARLFAVEAPLPKAKPRLRALGLTLLPEARFGDFAQAMMDLGATICTPRKPACALCPWREPCAARAEGEPERYPLKLAKAARPTRQGVAFLAVRADGAVLTRSRPPQGLLGGMSEVPSTPWEAESPANPSTDAPLRADWRVLNAPVTHVFSHFALELTVWRADLPAGTPAPAGHRWVAPAGFDAEAFPSVMRKVLDRL
- a CDS encoding CsbD family protein, encoding MGSTADKAKGMANEAIGNVKQGVGKATGNDRLRVEGAAQELKGEGQQAKGEIKDAVKKAGNL
- a CDS encoding glutathione S-transferase family protein yields the protein MITLYDVPDSGNSYKVRLAAAHLGVALKRVTMSARDGSARHPDFLAKNPIGKLPTVELEDGRFLAESNAILLYLAEGSPLVPADRYGRGKVYEWMFFEQYSHEPALAVRRALLTYEERAHLATPERLAQLLEAGNRALGVMETRLAGADWLAGNAFSVADIALYAYTHTAEEGGYDLAGFHGVQAWLARIAALPGHIGLMD
- a CDS encoding site-specific DNA-methyltransferase — translated: MKVVRNGEARRASRVSLVHSAPAGGANAGGLPLDTILRGDCVAELAKLPPRSVDMIFADPPYNLQLGGELKRPDESRVDAVDDDWDKFESFAAYDAFTRAWLLAARRVLKPTGTLWVIGSYHNIFRVGAMLQDLDFWILNDIVWRKTNPMPNFRGRRFTNAHETLIWAARDPGGKGYTFNYEALKAANEDVQMRSDWLFPICSGHERLKDETGHKVHPTQKPEALLARVMLAASKPGDVILDPFLGSGTTAAVAKRLGRRFIGIERDATYADAAQVRIDAVEPLPEAALAPAPSAREAPRIAFNALIERGMLAPGTFLTDAKHRVRALVRADGMLSLETAPGLGQVGSIHRAGAIAQGLEACNGWTYWHIETREGLRPIDSLRAAVRSEMAMAAE